Genomic window (Polaribacter batillariae):
TTCTGATTTAGCAAGTTTAGATACCAAACCACTCTCACCATATTTTTTATAGGATTTTGAAACCATGTAAACAAAAAGCCCAGTCGTCCTTCTACAAGGGCGACAGTAGGCTTGGCCAAATTCCATATCTGCTTTATAGTGTCTAATTGCGGATTATTGACATCACGAACATGTTCTACCCCTACCACGTACACGCTTCCTCCAGTTGCAGAATTTATTGAGTAACAATAAGGCCTTCTGTGCTCGTTCACAATTTGGTTGTAAGATTTCATATCCATTATCGGGACGGTAATCACTTTGGCATTACTTACCTTATAATGGTCTGGGGACTTCCATATTACATTACAGGAGAAGAGCACTAATACGAATAGAAAAAATAGTATTATCGCAAGTAGAATTTTCAGTGTGAGTTTCATGATCTTCTAATATGTGTTTTTTAATTCCTAAATTCTTCCAAAGCTAAATGTCTTACGTCTTTAGCATGCGCTGTCGATAAAACGATTGAATCAATTAACCTGGAACACACATTACCTTTTTAACTTGAGCAAATCTCATTCATCGCCAATACCTGTTGATTCTCAAAGGTATATTTTACGACTTCTAGAGGCATTATTAGGTTCTTTTTATTTTCTTTCTGCAAGCAAGGGTTTCAAAGTTGAAAATAGAAAGGCACCTAACGATTTTAAGCTTATGAATTTAATTGGCAGTTCTATCAAAATAGTTCCTTATTCGTTGCATTTATCCAACCCTTAATGGGTATTTCTTTATTTAAAAGAGCCAGTTTCACAGCATATTTTGAGAGCAATCTGGTTGAATCCAAAATAGGCAGAGGTGAATTGTTAGAATTAATTATCAATGGTATTTCTGTACAGCCAAGTACAACGCATTCTGCACCATCCTGTTTTAAACCATTAATTGCTTTTATAAATAACTCTGTTGTTTCTCTTTTAAAAACACCTTGGCACAGTTCATCAAAAATGGCATCGTTAATTTTCTTTTTAACAGCTTCAATTGGTGTTAAAACCGAAAGATTATTGGCATTAAGTATATTTGGGTAAACCTTTCCATCCATCGTCCATTTAGTACCTAGAAGCCCAACCTTTTTCCAATTATTTTTCTTTATTTCTTCGCACACAACATTGGCTATGTGCAACCCGGGAATGGGAACCTCCTCAATAATATTTTCCAAAACAATATGTGCCGTATTATCTGGACAGATAAAAAAATCAGCGCCACTTTTCGAAATTTGATGGATTCCGGCTTTTAAATGTTTAGCGACTTCATCATGATTACCGGATTCCCACCCTTTCATACTTAAACCCATGGGTATAGCACTTAATATGATATTTGGATGCATGTGTTGCCCCATCAGTTTTGCTCCCTGTCTACAAGCAGCTAAAAAACTTAAAGCACCGCCTTCGTAACTATGCGCACATATACCTATTGTTTTAGTCATTGTTGTGTGTTCTTTTATTATGTATTTACATTTGGGATATAACTTCTTCAATTTTTTTTGGGAAGCTTATATAACCATTCCATCCTTTTACATTCGTTAAGACTGCGATTGATAATTTTTTTTCAGGAATCATAATTAGAATCGCTGAACCACCTGCCTGTCTGCCAGTATGCCCAAACCTTTTTGTATCTTCTGAAGGAAAAATCATTATTCCATAGCCATAATTCTCTTTGTTAGGAATTGCATAACGCCATAAAGGTATTTTCTTGTTATTGCTTTCTACGCTTTTTATATAATTCTCGGACATTAGCTTGATTTTACCAGATGAAAAATACTCTTCATTTAGAAATGAATTAGCAAATAGAATCAAATCAGATGCTGTTGTCAAATGTCCTCCAGCCGGCAGGTTTTCACTTACATCACGCATATCTGCTCTACGAATAGGTTTTTCTCCATTTATTCTGTAACCAGAAGCACGATTAGGGATGATCGCCCAAGCATCATCTTCCAAAGTGTTATTCATTGAAGTTGGTTCAAAAATATATTGTTTAGTAAGTTGTTGATAGGTCAAATTAGAAGCTCCTTCAAGTACACAGCCTAGTACCCTATATGCTTGAGAAGAGTAGTGCCAATCGGTCCCAGGTTCGAAAATAAGAGGGTCATTCTTGAAATTATCAAGCGCTTTTATTATTTCGGTATATCTGGTGAATTCACCTAGCATTTCTTGTCTATATCGATTTTTAATATCAAGACTATCTTGACTATTTTCAGCGTTTTTTAATTCTTCTTCTAAATCCATGTAGGAACGTATTCCGCTCGTGTGCGTAAGTAGTTGTCTAGTCGTAATGACGTGTTCTTTTTTAGGAAAATTAGGGCAATAATTTCGTATGGGTTCATCCAAGTTTAATAATCCTTTATCCACTAACATCATTGCAACTGTAGATGTCCATAATTTTGAAACTGAAGCAGTTCTGTATTTCGTTTTATTGGTTGCAGGAACATTATTCTCTATATCAGCCAATCCAAAGGCTTCATTAAATATTAGACTATCTTCTAAGCTTATTGCTATTTGTAATGATGGTGCTCTTGAGTTCTCTAACTCTTGTATAGCTAGTTCTGATATTTTACTTTTAAATAAATCCGTATTTAGGTCAGTTGTTTGAGCGGATAGATTTAATCCTAATAGCAACAGAGTGAATTTCAATATGCATTTCATCTAATAATTTTTTTAAGTAAAGACAATGAAATTTTGGAAATGTTACAGTTTTGTTTTTCAAAATGACACATAACTATTATTAAATTTTTAATGTTATTGTAAATTTGTATAATGTATTCCACCCTTTAAATCAACAGAGACCATTTGGGATAGATCTTTTGATATTTTAATACTACTTATGGTGGCTCCATGTTTTAATAATTCATCTTTTAAATGTCCTGTCGCCACGTCCCAATACCGTATAGAACGATCAATACCTCCAGTAAAAACGGTATTCTTGGTTATCTGAGCAGTAGTTAATTTCATTTGTAATGGTATTCTAAAGATAGAATCTCTACTTGCTAGATAATAGGGCCAATCTGGATGTTTCTTTTTTATAGTTATTCGTATGGTGTCCTTTAGGGTACAGATAATTAATTCATCGTGGTTTAAATAAAGTAAATCACCATTGCTGTTAACGTCCACAAGTTTACCCCTTTCACTCTTTGTTACCTTTACTTGACCTGTTTCTGGATACCATAAAATCAATTTTCCACCACCTGTATGATAGATGATATTTTCTTTTCCCAACCTAACTACCGCATTAGGGAAATCTTTAGGATAATCAATAGGTTTATAGTTCTTTGTAACATCCCAAACAAAATTTTCGTGATGTCCGTTAAAGCCCATTAAATACTTGCCATCGGATGAAATCGAAATATCATTTATCCATGATGCCCCAGTTTTTAATTTCTTTATAATTTTTCCATTAGTGGCATTAAGTACTAGAATCCCAGAGTCCATTGTACTTGCCATTATTTCATTTCGCTCTTTTGAATAGGCCAATGAATAGATTTCATCATCGATTTGTGCAAATAATTCTTCTTTTTCAATACCGTTTATAATCTTGCCTATTCTGCCAGAGTATGTAGAAACTATTGCACTGTCTCTAATCCCGATGTATTCGACATCTGTATAGGACAACGTATTGATACCAGTTAGTCTTGATCTATTTTTATAATTTTCATTACAGGAATAAATTGTAATTACTGTTACAATGATTACCAAAAACTGCCTCATATTAATCATTGTTTTTAATTTTAAATTTCTT
Coding sequences:
- a CDS encoding aspartate/glutamate racemase family protein, producing the protein MTKTIGICAHSYEGGALSFLAACRQGAKLMGQHMHPNIILSAIPMGLSMKGWESGNHDEVAKHLKAGIHQISKSGADFFICPDNTAHIVLENIIEEVPIPGLHIANVVCEEIKKNNWKKVGLLGTKWTMDGKVYPNILNANNLSVLTPIEAVKKKINDAIFDELCQGVFKRETTELFIKAINGLKQDGAECVVLGCTEIPLIINSNNSPLPILDSTRLLSKYAVKLALLNKEIPIKGWINATNKELF
- a CDS encoding serine hydrolase domain-containing protein; this translates as MKCILKFTLLLLGLNLSAQTTDLNTDLFKSKISELAIQELENSRAPSLQIAISLEDSLIFNEAFGLADIENNVPATNKTKYRTASVSKLWTSTVAMMLVDKGLLNLDEPIRNYCPNFPKKEHVITTRQLLTHTSGIRSYMDLEEELKNAENSQDSLDIKNRYRQEMLGEFTRYTEIIKALDNFKNDPLIFEPGTDWHYSSQAYRVLGCVLEGASNLTYQQLTKQYIFEPTSMNNTLEDDAWAIIPNRASGYRINGEKPIRRADMRDVSENLPAGGHLTTASDLILFANSFLNEEYFSSGKIKLMSENYIKSVESNNKKIPLWRYAIPNKENYGYGIMIFPSEDTKRFGHTGRQAGGSAILIMIPEKKLSIAVLTNVKGWNGYISFPKKIEEVISQM
- a CDS encoding WD40 repeat domain-containing protein, giving the protein MVRNLKLKTMINMRQFLVIIVTVITIYSCNENYKNRSRLTGINTLSYTDVEYIGIRDSAIVSTYSGRIGKIINGIEKEELFAQIDDEIYSLAYSKERNEIMASTMDSGILVLNATNGKIIKKLKTGASWINDISISSDGKYLMGFNGHHENFVWDVTKNYKPIDYPKDFPNAVVRLGKENIIYHTGGGKLILWYPETGQVKVTKSERGKLVDVNSNGDLLYLNHDELIICTLKDTIRITIKKKHPDWPYYLASRDSIFRIPLQMKLTTAQITKNTVFTGGIDRSIRYWDVATGHLKDELLKHGATISSIKISKDLSQMVSVDLKGGIHYTNLQ